The segment tttcagccgcgacttttccataccacagatccccttacgtcaattgcgtatcctatcttttcaatgggatctttctaactccggtatttagagtcgtgtctgaagtgagcgttagaaatctaacgacaaaactccagccgcagaaaaaagtcagtagttaagagctttctgggctaacgccggttcataaagctcttaactactgtactctaaagtacactaacacccataaactacctatgtacccctaaaccgaggtccccccacatcgccgccactcgattaattttttttaacccctaatctgccgaccgccacctacgttatacttatgtacccctaatctgctgcccctaacaccgccgacccctatattatatttattaacccctaacctgccccccacaacgtcgcagccagctacctacaataattaacccctaatctgccgaccgcaaagagccgccacctacattatagctatgtaccccaatctgctgcccctaacaccgccaacccctatattatatttattaacccctaatctgcccccctcaacgtcgcctccacctgcctacacttattaacccctaatctgccgagcggaccgcaccgctactataataaagttattaacccctaatccccctcactaaccctataataaatagtattaacccctaatctgccctccctaacatccccgacacctaacttcaatttttaacccctaatctgccgactggagctcaccgctattctaataaatgtattaacccctaaagctaagtctaaccctaacactaacacccccctaagttaaatataattttaatctaacgaaattaattaactcttcttaaataaattattcctatttaaagctaaatacttacctgtaaaataaatcctaatatagctacaatataaattatatttatattatagctattttaggattaatatttattttacaggtaactttgtatttattttaaccaggtacaatagctattaaatagttaagaactatttaatagctaaaatagttaaaataattacaaatttacctgtaaaataaatcctaacctaagttacaattaaacctaacactacactatcaatgaataaattaaatacaattcctacaaataaatacaatgaaataaactaactaaagtacaaaaaataaaaaagaactaagttacaaaaaataaaaaaatatttacaaacattagaaatatattacaacaattttaaactaattacacctactctaagccccctaataaaataacaaagccccccaaaataaaaaaaaatgccctaccctattctaaattactaaagttcaaagctcttttaccttaccagccctgaacagggccctttgcggggcatgccccaagaagttcagctcttttgactgtaaaaaaaaacatacaataccccccccccaacattacaacccaccacccacatacccctaatctaacccaaaccccccttaaataaacctaacactaagcccctgaagatctccctaccttgagtcgtcttcacccagccgagccaaattcttcatccaagcggagcaagaagaggtcctccatccggtagaagcatcctgaagacctccgacgcggaacatccatcctggccgacgactgaacgacgaatgacggttcatttaaatgacgtcatccaagatggcgtccctcgaattccgattggctgataggattctatcagccaatcggaattaaggtaggaatattctgattggctgatggaatcagccaatcagaatcaagttcaatccgattggctgatccaatcagccaatcagattgagcttgcattctattggctgtccgatcagccaatagaatgcgagctcaatctgattggctgattctgattggctgactccatcagccaatcagaattttcctaccttaattccgattggctgatagaatcctatcagccaatcggaattcgagggacgccatcttggatgacgtcatttaaaggaaccgtcattcgtcgttcagtcatcggccaggatggatgttccgcgtcggaggtcttcaggatgctgccgctccgctccggatggatgacgatagaagatgccgcttggatgaagacttcaatcggatggaagacctcttctgccccgcttggatgaagacttctaccggatggaggacctcttcttgctccgcttggatgaagaatttggctcggctgggtgaagacgactcaaggtagggagatcttcaggggcttagtgttaggtttatttaaggggggtttggattagattaggggtatgtgggtggtgggttgtaatgttgggggggggtattgtatgtttttttttacaggcaaaagagctgaacttcttggggcatgccccgcaaagggccctgttcagggctggtaaggtaaaagagctttgaactttagtaatttagaatagggtagggcatttttttattttggggggctttgttattttattagggggcttagagtaggtgtaattagtttaaaattgttgtaatatatttctaatgtttgtaaatatttttttattttttgtaacttagttcttttttattttttgtactttagttagtttatttcattgtatttatttgtaggaattgtatttaatttatttattgatagtgtagtgttaggtttaattgtagataattataggtattttatttaatttatttattgatagtgtagtgttaggtttaattgtaacttaggttaggatttattttacaggtaaatttgtaattattttaactattttagctattaaatagttcttaactttttaatagctattgtacctggttaaaataaatacaaagttacctgtaaaataaatattaatcctaaaatagctataatatcattataatttatattttagctattttaggatttattttacaggtaagtatttagcttgaaataggaataatttatttaagaagagttaattaatttcgttagatttaaattatatttaacttaggggggtgttagtgttaaggttagacttagctttaggggttaatacttttattagaatagcggtgagctccagtcggcatattaggggttaataattgaagttaggtgtcggcgatgttagggagggcagattaggggttaatactatttattatagggttagtgaggcggattaggggttaataactttataataatagcggtgcggtccgctcggcagattaggggttaataagtgtaggcaggtggaggcgacattgtggggggcagattaggggttaataaatataatataggggtcggcggtgttaggggcagcagattaggggtacatagggataatgtaagtagcggcggtttacggagcggcagattaggggttaaaaataatatacaggggtcagtgattgtgggggcggcagaataggggttaataagtgtaaggttaggggtgtttagactcggggtacatgttagagtgttaggtgcagacgtaggaagtgtttccccatagcaaacaatggggctgcgttaggagctgaacgcggcttttttgcaggtgttaggttttattttcagctcaatcagccccattgtttcctatgggggaatcgtgcacgagcacgttttttaggctggccgcgtccgtaagcaactctggtatcgagagttgcagttgcgttaaatatgctctacgctcctttttttgagcctaacgcagccattctgtggactctcaataccagagttattttaaaggtgcggccagaaaaaagccagcgttagctacgcgggtcgttaccgacaaaactctaaatctggcCGTATGATTTTTTATATTATAACGAGTACATTCATTTCCTTTATTGTGGAAATGTGTACGCAACCCAAAACATTATATACCAGTTTTATCAGAAAATAGTCTAACTTTTGGCATCTTAAACAAACCATTCACCTTCCACAACTTTAATGTCAGGGAAATCTCCAAActgttttccttaatgtgtttacactgatgtgttaaaccagctgcagagtataaatgttttgaaaattgctctttatctttattttttatatgaaatagctgattctgTTAATTGAAACCACAAACCAATGAAATGGATCTCATTAGCTTTCTCTCTGTATTATTTACACAAAAGCATCCTTATCTTATCTCAATTTACACAGTGATACTAATACTTAGAAagaataatggaaaataaacattttcataccTCTCTGTCCCACCCCCTTCTGGGAGCATGATTCCTTCCTTACCCTTCTTCTGTACGTAGCTTTTCTAAAACCATTACTTAAGTATTTAATTTTTCAGTACAGGTGGAGAAACAACAGGCAAAAAACAGGTATTTAAAATGTCATAATCAAGGTACAGGAGCTATATGTAAATAACTGATTACACTTCAGCAGTTAAAATTGatctttgggaacacattaaaggagagggAGAAGAAAAAACTCACAGAAcacagtccctttaaatacttgCTATAAACATATTCCAGAGCATGTATAAATGGcatggtatttttatttattttttaaaaagcagcaAGGTTGGTGAGAACATGCTTATCTGTATATGcaatagattttcttcttttgAACAAAGACAAACCTGAGACCTGACTTTGTTGTATCTCATTGCATTATGCTGTATTATTAGCTTCAGGTCTTCGGGCCCCCTGGCATGCTTCTCGGATACATAGATAAAGAATGGGCAAGCTTCAACTCATCATTCAACATCCTAACAGCTTTAGGTCAACCATCAATCAAAGTGAAAGGACCAGGCTGGGGAGGAGCATTCATGTCAGACGTTCACTTCCAGGTCTGTTGTCCATGGCACAAAGAGTATAACAAATTGACAAATGACCTCACCCTATTGACTTCCTTTGCAGCTTTGATAAATAACCAGTAGTTTGTCTAATTTTATACCTTTATAGATGATACAGTCtccttttttattttcctttttctttttaggtTATGACTCTTGATGGATCTGCACCCCTGGGTGTCATCACTCGTGTGTGGAGAGGTGTCAGAAAAGAATTTTTCAGCGTTAATGACAATTATAAAGTCCAATTCCCAGGTGATCTTGATGTGAAAGTTAAAGCCCTTCTGATTGCCTGCACTTTTTTTATTGTAAGTATCACTAGATATCTTCTCATTGGTCCtccatttaaaatattatttttttatagaaatttAATATATCTTCTCTAATCAATATAGACTGCTCTGTCTATATTAGTTTTTCAGAAACATTCTGGTTTTGACTGTGGGGTAGATTAAATGTGTCTTGCACTTCTTTTTAGTGGGGTTTTCCAATTCAAGGTCACTCAAATGCATTAGAAATATATTATTCCCATTGgtcatttatttgttttatgtcAGTTTTGAGTTTTAGATTGTTTCTTTAAACCCTGTTGGAGCAGTAAAGGAGACGTTTATGCGAATTATCAGTCTCTTGTCTTATAATAAATTACACAAATACTATCCATTTAGAGGGTGGTATTAACAgcagtattccaatccatcagaattcACACCCTTATAATATGATCATCAGAATAACTTTGTTTGGTTGCAAATAAGTATTTGGACAATTTGAAAATGTTAATTGTAAAATTATGAAAAAAGTATATGAAATTATTTATTGTTCACTTCATGAATTGATATTATTATTTAAGCGGAAAAAAACTTGAATTCAAACTAAATATGTGCAATCAGCAGTTTTGTTTACTGCAGAATGCAGAACACGGCGGCCGCtcgtggcatttggctcttttcagagtcaaatttattcttctgaaagtgtgcaaatccagatcttaggggcctatttatgatggtgcgagcggacaatatccaatattgcggatcatgtccgctgcacatcgataaatgccgacagcatacgctctctgcatttataattgcaccagcagttctggtgaactgcttgtgcaatgccgccccctgcagattcgcggccaatcggccgctagcagggggtgtcaatcaacccgatcgtattcgatcgggttgatttctgtccgccacctcaaagcaggcggacaggttatggagcagcggtctttagaaacatacggagcttgataaatatgccccttagggctagatttatcaaaggcaagTCGTAGTGTCTGATACGTGCGCCTGAAACTGCGCCTCTATTCACTTCTGTGACGGTGCAAATTTGTGCTCATATTTATCATAAAACTGCTCGGAACTACACGCCTTTTAAAACAGGCGAGCTGTAGCGTATTATGATAAATCCCGCTGGTCGCAATTGTACATACCCATATTTATCATGACTCTACCTAAATTTTGCGCCCAAATCTATTTCTATATTGCTATGTATGTATTTCCTAATATTACTCATTTCATATATTTCATTTTCAGTGTCtgtgttcatatgtatataaaTTGTGTGTACATGTAATATGTAGTTTTATGTAGATCTCACAATAACAATATGATTGAAAAGATCCTGTAGCTAAGAAATGTAGCACAGCCAATAATTTCACTATTCCAGGGATTGATCTTGTCCTTCTTGTGCTCGGCTCTAGGTCATGTTTTATTAGTCCATATAAATCTAAAATAGTTAACCTGTTGAGTCTGAAccgttttttaatttcagaatcaTAGAATCATAGAATCATAGAATCATAGaatcatagatattgacggcagataagagccataggcccagcaagtctgcccgaccttacctaacagtataaacttatctagttcgtaggatagccctatgcttgtcccatgcatttttaaagtcccccacagtgtttgttgctactacctcttgaggaagtttattccataaatcaatcactctttctgtaaagaagtgcttcctcaaattacttctgaatctactaccctttagcttgagctcatgaccccttgttcttgaattttccattttatgtaaaatacccacagcctcagttttactaaaccctttaatgtacttgaaagttgctatcatatcacctctttcccttctctcctctaagctatacatatttaggtcattgagcctatcctggtaagttttattttttagaccatgtaccattttggtagccctcctttgcacagattcaagtttgttaatatccttctgaagatatggtctccagaactgcacacaatactcaagatgaggcctaactaatgatctataaagtggcataagaaccttactatttctgctgcaaatacctctaccaatacatccaagcattctgctagccttactcgctgcattactacattgtttactaagttttaaatcatctgaaataataattcccaagtcctgttcctcgtctgtaacagtcagtaaagtgtcattgagtctgtaattaacatttggatttttcttccctaaatgcattattttacactttgctgtgttaaactttagaccccagtcatttgaccaatcctccaattgttgtatatcacttctcattttgtctaccccccctggaacatccactctgttgcaaattttcgtatcatctgcaaagagacatactttcccctgtagccctttgctgatatcgcagataaatatgttaaacaaaacaggccccagaactgacccctgaggaacaccactagtaacagccccctctgctgaatgaactccatttactaagacactttgttttctgtccttaagccagcattccacccagttcacaattttttaatctagaccaaggagatatagtttgtgaataagtttattgtgtgggacggtgtcaaatgctttgctgaaatctagatatgctacatcaactgctcctcccttgtctaatacttttgttacataatcaaagaagtcaattagattagtctgacatgatctccctgaagtaaaaccatgctgattttggtcctctaaattgtttgtctttatgtaagtcataattctttcttttaagaggctttccattaatttccctactactgaagttaaactaactggcctgtagttgccagattcttctctactgccctttttatgaaggggtattacatttgctattctccaatcatctgggacagctcctgttaatagtgactgattaaacagatcagttaatgggacagttagcactgatcgaagttcttttaaaacccttggatgaatattatcaggacccactgcctttgtaacatttatttttgataatgctaacaaaacctcatcctctgtaaaaagattactgttaagcttgtttctattttgcgttgcatcccttaatgtagacattgtatcttcacaatctttagtgaaaacagaacagaagtaatcattgagacagtctgcaatctgcttatctccttctattattctaccatcaactgatttcaattttactattcctaccttattttttcttctttcactgatatatctaaagaatgtgtttgtccccatgttttactgactgtgctatattctcttctgcatgagctttaaccttcctaattaactgcttagtctttttttgttggagtctccatattttcatatcatcatctgcttgtgtgtgtctgtaatttttataagctatcttttttgtctttacagcatgtgctacttctttggaaaaccaaattggtttccgctttcttttacttttacagacatgtctaatacagaatCAGTTAAAGCATGCAGACCACAACGGGGCAGGAAAAGTCTTGGCGCCCGTGTGCGCCTTTGTAAGGGCATATCTCTGTCACAATCATCAGTCTCTTCCAAGCGCCGAGCAACGGACAAATGCGCTAACATAAGAAAGTATTCCATTTTCAGATAGGTGAAACAGTGGGCTCTACTGAGATTCGCCTATGTATATATGGCGAAAATGCCAAGACGTAATTGACTGCGTGACTACACTTCACTATTGGCGAGAAGTGATGATGAATACCAAACAACTCGTATTTCAGTCTCTGCACGTACAATTACGCCTTGGTCCTATGTGTATTAGCGCTGTCGGGAGCGCGTCCGTGCGCCTAGGCTAACGTAGGCAAGGTACAAACAAGTTTCTTTCAGATTAGCGCAATGTTAGGCGCAGCGGGCAATAATAAATAtgaggatcttttcatatgcagttttTTGGCCGTAATTATAGGAgaagggctttgataaatctagccctagtgtgctgcactttcacaagaataaatccttcctcgaaaagagccaaatgccgcgAGCGGCCATATTCTTCTGCTGTCGGCTGTGAATGAAACTGCTGAAtgaacatatcttttttttttttaatatttatttattttccaagatCATATACAATTCCATTGCCAATCTGAACATAGCAAGTTAAATAACAGAAAGGAAAACAAACATTGCAGTTTAAACAAGTCATTGATAACATCATAGAAAATACAATCTAAGTCAATCAACATGGGGATAGATTAATATTACTACATATTTTGTTTCCAACCTAGCTTTATATAAATATGGGCTTGGCAAAAAACGTGAATATTTCTATTAGAATCTtggtgtttttttatatagattttaaaaAAGCACAAAAGACGCAAGATACGACaatacaaaaggaaaaagaaagagaaaaaaaaacaacccccccagcaAATTTCCCCTCCTATCCCTGCCTATATCAGGTATAACCAGTAGCCTTTTAGTACCATAAAGCCGGAAACGTATCTTCTAAAATTAAGGCTTCAAAACAAGATGACCTATGAAATTGTTTAGTGAGTATATATTGTGTCGATAGGGATAAGACTGGATAATTTTAagccatttctttaaaaaaaaaaaaaagatatatttgttTGTCGATTAATATAGCtatgttattgttcaaaaattatTTGGGACTTTATTGCCATAATAAACAAGCCAAACGGAGGAGCAGTCTGATTCTTCCAATTTTTCAGAATCAAGTTATGGCCAATCATTATAGCTGTATTAACTAGATTATAGTTCGGGATATCCGTATACTTATAGAGAAAGAGAATATATTTTAAGTCTATGGTAAATTCGTCAAAAGAGTTTTTATTGAGCCAATAGTTAACTTTTTGGCAAAACTGCCTAATTTTCAGGCATGACCAGAAACAATGTATAGCATCGGCTTCCGGAAAATTACATCTGTAACAACAAGCTTGATTAGTGTGTGCCCATTTAGCCAGACGGGACGGCGTAATATACACATTATTGATTCATTTTATATGCGATTCTTTCCAGGAGGCGGAAAGAGGCACCTCACGGACCCATTTAATACCAGCTTTAATCCTCTCCATGTCAATATTCTCAATAAATCTTGTCCAGTATGTCAACACCTTACCCAAACATAATTGGCCTTGTTTGGCCAAAAGTATTTTATATAATAAGGCGATTGAATGATTCCCTTAACTATAAAGATTGATATAGTCGCCTATTTTCCCCAACCGTTCCTCTATCTGACCCAGTTGCAACTTCTTACTTATAAAATGACACAGTTGAAGGTAGGCGTAGAAATTATTATTGGGTAAAATATACTCAGTAGTAATACTTTTAAACGTTCTCATTCTATAAATCCCTTCCAAGGTTTGTGTTATAGTAATCAGACCTTTCTGAGCCCACCTACTAAATATCTCTGACTCTATCCCAGGAGAAAACTCCGGACCACCCCGAAAGGGCAAAAACACAGATATTTGAAaattgatatataaaatataaattatcccAGGTGGGGATAAAGAAAGCGCGCTGAAAAACagacataaaacatatatatttgttaacaAACAAAGTCAGTGTGTAACTCTACCGTAAACCGGCTAATGAGTGTGTCCTTGAAAAAAGAAAGATTTCTGTGAATCCGTTTCAATGTTTTTCTTCTGGAAAACAATAGTAGATGTTTTTCTTCTGAAATGCAATAGTAGCGTGAaggtaggcagctcctcttggtcccagagagtggGGAAAAGCTAGAAAATACAAGaaggaaaagagggcgccacaatagcgtaatattgtctggtaaTGTGAGCAACAGTGTATAGACAGGTAGTgtgcttaccagaacaagaggcactgtgctgtgaccagtgcgtgatagcttgctagcacttaacagtggctagtacactggagagataacgttccttggagtcttttctGGTACCCCCTAGGCAACCTTTTCTTGGTACTAGTAATTTCAAATGGAATATCGGACTTGGCGTGTTGTTGTTTTGTAATGGAATACCACAAAGCACGGTCAACTTCTTGATTAAAAAggctttaatatgacgcgtttctcaaccccaactgggtcgtttcctcagataaaagcgaataaaaatggttacatttactggcattatatacacattgtgtctttaaaaacaggaagttgtcataagATATTTGTCCAATAGGAATACATTTTCAATTGTAAAAGCCCAATCTTGGCTGTCAGCTGTTGGCAGGGTGGGGCCGGACCGTGACGCGGGCAAGGCCGGACATGAAGTGGGCGGGGCCAGATGGGGACGGGTGTGACGTGGGCGGGCAGGGTGGAGTGCGGGCATGAGAGAGAGAGCtccaaagagggggatagagagagagcaaaagagggcggtatagagagagcaaaagagcgggagagagacagcaaaagagaggtgggagggagagcaaaagaaaggggacagagagcaaaagaggggagagagagagagcaaaagagagggggagaaaggggagagagagagcaaaagagaggggagagagcgcaaaacatagaacaaaaggaggggggagagcgcaaaagagaggggagagagctcgcaaaacagaggggggaaagagatggggagagacagagcataagagagggaggagagagagagagcaagagagagggggagagagacagcaaaagagaggggagagagagagagcaaaagagaaggggggaagagagcaaaagagaggggggatagagagagagcaaaagagagggagagagacagcaaaagagagggggagagagcaaataaaagggtggagagagagcaaaagagagg is part of the Bombina bombina isolate aBomBom1 chromosome 6, aBomBom1.pri, whole genome shotgun sequence genome and harbors:
- the LOC128663865 gene encoding phospholipid scramblase 3 isoform X6 is translated as MYHVQTIDIQWMVRVCLDLEIRSVTALVPFIMAGIPAVPPGLENLLQLQVFGPPGMLLGYIDKEWASFNSSFNILTALGQPSIKVKGPGWGGAFMSDVHFQVMTLDGSAPLGVITRVWRGVRKEFFSVNDNYKVQFPGDLDVKVKALLIACTFFIILKKHKRRKIRQYKRKKKEKKKQPPQQISPPIPAYIRYNQ
- the LOC128663865 gene encoding phospholipid scramblase 3 isoform X7, with translation MGLSTVSGFQQEQRLQRLDTGPAHLDAFIMAGIPAVPPGLENLLQLQVFGPPGMLLGYIDKEWASFNSSFNILTALGQPSIKVKGPGWGGAFMSDVHFQVMTLDGSAPLGVITRVWRGVRKEFFSVNDNYKVQFPGDLDVKVKALLIACTFFIILKKHKRRKIRQYKRKKKEKKKQPPQQISPPIPAYIRYNQ
- the LOC128663865 gene encoding phospholipid scramblase 3 isoform X1; the protein is MYHVQTIDIQWMVRVCLDLEIRSVTALVPFIMAGIPAVPPGLENLLQINEVHVKQTRQSAFQTRCTYDVFTSDGCLIYRAEQEIECCGPRFNLQVQNLQGYNVMNLLLPNSCWGIQLQVFGPPGMLLGYIDKEWASFNSSFNILTALGQPSIKVKGPGWGGAFMSDVHFQVMTLDGSAPLGVITRVWRGVRKEFFSVNDNYKVQFPGDLDVKVKALLIACTFFIILKKHKRRKIRQYKRKKKEKKKQPPQQISPPIPAYIRYNQ
- the LOC128663865 gene encoding phospholipid scramblase 3 isoform X5 encodes the protein MAGIPAVPPGLENLLQINEVHVKQTRQSAFQTRCTYDVFTSDGCLIYRAEQEIECCGPRFNLQVQNLQGYNVMNLLLPNSCWGIQLQVFGPPGMLLGYIDKEWASFNSSFNILTALGQPSIKVKGPGWGGAFMSDVHFQVMTLDGSAPLGVITRVWRGVRKEFFSVNDNYKVQFPGDLDVKVKALLIACTFFIILKKHKRRKIRQYKRKKKEKKKQPPQQISPPIPAYIRYNQ
- the LOC128663865 gene encoding phospholipid scramblase 3 isoform X3; this translates as MQNIPFIQFIMAGIPAVPPGLENLLQINEVHVKQTRQSAFQTRCTYDVFTSDGCLIYRAEQEIECCGPRFNLQVQNLQGYNVMNLLLPNSCWGIQLQVFGPPGMLLGYIDKEWASFNSSFNILTALGQPSIKVKGPGWGGAFMSDVHFQVMTLDGSAPLGVITRVWRGVRKEFFSVNDNYKVQFPGDLDVKVKALLIACTFFIILKKHKRRKIRQYKRKKKEKKKQPPQQISPPIPAYIRYNQ
- the LOC128663865 gene encoding phospholipid scramblase 3 isoform X2 produces the protein MGLSTVSGFQQEQRLQRLDTGPAHLDAFIMAGIPAVPPGLENLLQINEVHVKQTRQSAFQTRCTYDVFTSDGCLIYRAEQEIECCGPRFNLQVQNLQGYNVMNLLLPNSCWGIQLQVFGPPGMLLGYIDKEWASFNSSFNILTALGQPSIKVKGPGWGGAFMSDVHFQVMTLDGSAPLGVITRVWRGVRKEFFSVNDNYKVQFPGDLDVKVKALLIACTFFIILKKHKRRKIRQYKRKKKEKKKQPPQQISPPIPAYIRYNQ